A stretch of the Cydia amplana chromosome 6, ilCydAmpl1.1, whole genome shotgun sequence genome encodes the following:
- the LOC134649004 gene encoding uncharacterized protein LOC134649004, whose amino-acid sequence MNRPFVYDIHDDSRPSLWSRTGTTLNKWLWGALCCGVPGIPCYFCNCCARIDHNRDRERTRVNQSTGTAAERIARPHRPHAPGGRKSTPEMLSAVRCALSQLQGEPAPPLPAKDSSESSKREAKADAVIQQ is encoded by the exons ATGAATCGGCCTTTTGTgtacgacatccatgacgacagCCGGCCGAGCTTGTGGTCGCGAACGGGCACCACGTTGAACAAGTGGCTGTGGGGCGCGCTGTGCTGTGGCGTGCCTGGGATAccatgctatttttgtaattGCTGCGCGAGGATTGATCATAACAGGGATCGGGAAAGGACTAGAGTGAATC AGTCAACGGGAACGGCGGCGGAGCGGATAGCGCGCCCGCACCGACCTCACGCACCCGGCGGTCGCAAGTCCACCCCTGAGATGCTCAGCGCCGTGCGCTGCGCGCTTTCACAACTACAG ggtgAGCCCGCTCCGCCTCTGCCCGCCAAAGATTCTTCAGAGAGTAGCAAGCGGGAGGCAAAGGCCGATGCCGTTATACAGCAGTGA
- the LOC134648999 gene encoding superoxide dismutase [Cu-Zn]-like, giving the protein MNLRLHVFFGLFVWLIAALNGKTLQGVPGYGRNLVIKALPAIEDYQSNVYEVFMQPYLYDLNRPAYAFSRDRSQKQIDLAAAPRSLPGLQAIAYLKADEDSGVTGELLFTQIVPNGPVTIEGNITGLAAGLHGLHVHQSGAIKDNCKDIGPHFIAYYGRHGGPRDHIRHVGDLGNIKADEGTLAVKIVDHLVSLAGPRSIVGRSVAITKGEDDYGRAGTEDSALTGSSGPAVACGIIGYTN; this is encoded by the exons atgaATCTGCGGCTGCATGTGTTTTTCGGCCTGTTCGTGTGGCTGATTGCAGCATTGAATGGGAAAACATTGCAAGGGGTCCCTGGTTATGGGAGGAATTTGGTTATAAAAGCTTTGCCGGCGATTGAAGATTATCAGAGCAACGTTTATGAGGTGTTCATGCAGccatatttatat GACCTCAACCGGCCAGCCTACGCGTTTTCAAGGGATCGGTCGCAAAAACAAATAGATTTAGCCGCT GCGCCACGATCACTGCCCGGGCTTCAAGCCATCGCTTATCTCAAAGCAGACGAGGACTCCGGAGTTACAGGGGAGTTGCTCTTCACACAAATTGTGCCCAATGGTCCTGTGACCATTGAGGGTAACATCACGGGCCTGGCGGCGGGGTTGCATGGGCTGCATGTGCACCAGTCGGGAGCTATCAAGGACAATTGTAAAGATATTGGGCCGCATTTCATCGCTTATTAC GGCCGCCACGGCGGGCCTCGTGACCACATCCGCCACGTCGGAGACCTCGGCAACATCAAGGCAGACGAAGGCACGCTGGCCGTGAAAATCGTCGACCATCTCGTCTCTCTGGCCGGTCCTAGGTCTATAGTTGGACGGTCTGTGGCTATAACTAAGGGGGAAGATGATTATGGGAGAGCGGGGACTGAGGATAGCGCGCTGACGGGATCGTCGGGGCCTGCGGTCGCTTGTGGTATTATTGGTTATACGAATTAA
- the LOC134649005 gene encoding acyl-CoA-binding protein homolog, with protein MSLQEQFDKAAEDVKKLKTSPADADLLEIYGWFKQATVGDADPANKPGFLDFKGKAKFEAWSKNKGKSKEEAQKAYIAKVESLITSIGLQ; from the exons ATGTCTCTACAAGAG CAATTCGACAAAGCTGCAGAGGATGTTAAGAAGCTGAAGACGTCTCCGGCTGACGCTGACCTTCTGGAGATCTACGGGTGGTTCAAGCAGGCTACCGTTGGGGATGCTGATCCTGCCA aCAAGCCTGGGTTTCTAGACTTCAAGGGAAAGGCCAAGTTCGAGGCGTGGTCAAAGAACAAAGGCAAGTCCAAGGAGGAGGCCCAAAAGGCCTACATCGCGAAGGTCGAGAGCCTCATCACCTCCATTGGCCTCCAATAA